A region of the Bradysia coprophila strain Holo2 unplaced genomic scaffold, BU_Bcop_v1 contig_232, whole genome shotgun sequence genome:
gaactttgaagttcgtcatatattcatattcttatcttattcctgaccagattctgttttcatgattgagctcaatcatgagcttcacttatacaaagagttgaatttatttcctatgccaaattgtaatttggcggaaaagaatgttccgaatctgcgtttcgtttaaaaaaaagcctttagttgaaatgatgattgtgaagatttcaaatggacggctcttggtgtttctctaattttgattctatatcctgcaaagcattaattgtagctactgcgtccagcaactttttgatcattcttcagcgacaagtttttttttctaatggtgctccgcactttacatcgaactgatgcaaattcctttatgaagagaaaacaaaaccacattaacttcactattattcacaattattttaacatttagatcaattttgccgttgaattgaatgatcaaaattttgctggccagcattttagatgagacacataaataaacaaacttctgatacatatcatgacaagcacacaatatgtttttgaagacaatagaagcgatgacggacgtagggtggctaaatgtacaattatattttacgttcttttgtatgttgagacgtactgaacgctttcctatatcgttcactgatacaaaacatcttttttcaaactcaaacggtttatattgcataaagttactcttaatttagaagcctgatgtaataattaaaaaccaagagaaaatgtaaccaaaaccaaaatttagtttatccaccctatatcacattttgaaatcgtgactgcagcgccgtcattgcgaccgctgagttaactaaatttaaatttgtggattccattgttgtgggataaagtgtgggttaaataagattaatacctttggaaaacccgaaaactaaatttcttcgactgtattCCTTAAAAAGGAGGCCGAATTTTGAGTGGGCTCCCtgtatctttccatcagaatcctatttgaaaaatgtacgaccgcaaatccgaccacgaatgtggtaAATATAGATaatacatttggttgtagcagtttgaccggctctaagaaacgtgagcagtttatgaaaatttcgttaaactgctcacttttctcagagctggtcaaacgattagaagcaaaactaatttttatttattcgtcgTCGAAATTGCGgtcgtaaatttttgaaaaaagattttgatggaaagatatcattaaaaatgaaatatgaggcacacaaatgtagtctacaattttagctaagtaccaGTGCCTCTTAACattgtaaatttattattttttagcacaaatgtaggctgcAATTTACCACTGCGTTGATTCGTCTTAAGAGGGTGTAACTAGTACGCTGAagttgtagcctacatttgtgcatttgtctctAATAATTCATGCGTGGGGTGAAAGTGCGAAGggaaaaaaacgatctttgtCCCAAgacataaaatagttatttgcatattTGGTTTGTACAACTGAGTTTTGCCACTTTTGCATGTCGTAGTTCGAACGAAATGAGTAAAGGATAGTAAAGAAGCCAATGGAAACAAtggaaaagaaataaatttttattatttaacaaaattttaaacatttgcAATTACAAAAACATAACAAAGCAAATAATTATCATGGTGACCTTCATCCAGTAGTTAATGGTACAACGATTACCTGAACTGGTAGCAAATACACTGGAAACCTTCGACAAAATGGAATCGAACCATGTGTTTTGGAGCTCtgtattttctgttggaaaataaaaatttgatgagcaaagaaaacgttttttgacTGGATGCAGCAGAAGTAGTCGGTGTATTGTGTCGAATTTAGGAAGGTAAGAATTTGAATCCAGTACGAGAAACTTTCGCTTCAAAAGTCCCTTTGGGGCAGAATGCGTGGATTAATTTTCgatctaaaattttaatgaccTTCAGGCGTCTCCTTTGCATGGGTaactttttagacccgtacgaagtactggggtcttataggtttacgcatacgtttgtaacacgtcgaattggactccctgagtaaggggaaacctattgtggttgtctagagatgccaaatccgcgaaaaaaaaaaatgtccgtctgtctgtccgtctgtctgtctgcacgataacttgagtaaaacgcatccgattttgaaaattcttttttttcccgtttggtaatgtcaaaagacaggctaagttcgaagatgagtgattttggatcgacccctcccgagctgtggcccaataagtgctttacggtttttcgaagatatctccggacatttaaacgttaaacttgtaagtgatacgtcaaataaaaggtatttacaataccgatcgacaaaaaaaaagtttatggaaatcggatgaccgactcgtgagttcgaccccttggtgtggaacaggcacagggcggcaagcagtttttgcttgtaggtcggccacatttgaacatatttcgtctgttttagctttattagataggtattgaccgtaccaatcagggaaaatttttttatgaaattatgttctccggagcgtgagctaggtctcttggagtgagctcttatctggctactcggaagtacagtgaacgtggtgtattttgacaatatctcgagtaaattttgaccgaatttcatgaatttttttttgtttgaaaggtattaacgaatgtaaagcgtcggtactatttccgatcttctaacaaaatggctgccggcggccatattggattttagtaaaatagaaatatcttgggaaaaatgatacttagatagtttctgttaacatggaaataatttgttatgtgtgtggggtttcagggattccatatacggacatctatatatacctatatacagctatattgagctatatacaggcatatagagctatataatagcatatattcctctgtgaaatgtttatttacagtgaaatataggtaaatatagcggtatatagctgtttaaataggaatttatgaaatttgtcttcgtacggggctgtctatattgcctccggcaatttatttgtatatgataacaaggcaaagagtggataatgtaagtgattttaaaggcttttgacacgaataggtgtttcgtacgggtcggcgttagctatgtttttttaaatatttccacTGATGGCGGTATATTGGGTTGGAGCTTGGCGCCTTGAGAATCAATCGATACTTCGTTGATCTCAATGACCCTTCGAATCCAGTCTAGCTTTTTCAAACACTGAAGGTGGTATACCATACGGTGCGATCTcggacaaaaaaattaaaaaagtgcTAAGATCGCACCCAATGTACTACCGGCAGTGCTGTGTTACTATAGATAGTCATTTTTTCTATATTCTCATTGTCATTTCCTTCAATGAAACCATCAGATTCAACCTCAAATCCAACTTCACTTACTTGACTTTATACAGTAGCGCTGATCCTGATCCAGTTCATAGTCTGGTGCACATTGACATTCCTTCAAGAAACATTGCATTGATTGCTCGGTACCATTAAAGTGAGATTGGAAACAGTCAGTGTCGTATTCACACTCTTGGCCAACAGCTGAAAGGATTTCATCTTTTAAAAACCGCAAACAAAATCGTTTGAGCGCTCAGTAGTGTACTCACCAACGCGTTTCTCACAAATCTTTTTCGTTCCATTGGCAACATTGATTAAAATTGTCGACCAATTTTCATCGCAAACACATTTGCCCTGTTCACAAACAGCACGCAGTCCTAATTCATGCTGGCACTGTACACTCTCCGAACAGTTTCCATTGTGATCAGCAATCGGTAGACAAGCCTAAAATGAAatcgataaataaaatgtcgtGAGTAAGGATGTGTAAGGATGGTGCTTTTGACAACGAGAAACAGGTCGAAGCACACGGAAGTGGAAGTTATTGaaagcaaagaaaatttcagaacGACGAGGCGAATTACTTCTTaaaaaatcgttcgttcatGCGTCTgcgcaacgcacttcaagcaagcGTGATCATAGTGGACAACTGCCAAATAGAATACggattttgtaatttgtacCCTATTGAGGGCATCACTCAAGCTTAAAGTGCGTTGCTCTGCGACATAATTCCCGCTAATACGTCAAGTTGCACATCACCATCACACTCACCGTTTCATCAAATGCCGCAACATAACCGGGCTCACAGTAACATTGCTGCTGCACACAAATGGTATTCGGACATTCGGTCTCGTTTGTGCATTTCGTCATATCTGTGCAGATaatgaaaaaatgtgaaaaattaagaaattctTGCAGCTGTGAAAGGACCACTTACCGATCAAACTGTGGCAGGTACCATtgtggaaaatgaatttcttttgacATGTACAAGTGTTATTTGCGCACGTAGAAAACGCAATTTCTTTGGAACATTGAACATCATTTTCGCAACGGCTGCCGATAGGAAGATTTGCTGtttgaaatgatgaaaaaaataaaataatttttttgtcgcACTGGGAGGCAGAAccttttttgtacaattgatTCTTCAAAACTCACtcaagaatttttcaaaaatttgaattcttgaaatttccgaatttcttataaaatcccgaatttctgaaaaaaaaatcctcaagaAATCCAAGGTACTAAGGGAGGCTTTACCAGTTTCCGGACATGTACCAGTAGTCGGTACCTACTGATCTCATTTATCAACAATTTTACAAACGAAAGAGCAATAGGTTTCAGACTGCTAGTACACGTCAAGAGACTGGTCGCGCAACTCCACCGTCAGCAGATTGACACTGCAACtcacaaattattatttttttctaaattaactCACTCGGTATGCAGCTCCTTTTGTCTTCCGATGGTATATAACCCGGTTTGCACATACAAAATCCATTCATACAACTACTCCATTGAATAGCAGTACAAGGACATTTACCGCCAATGACATTTGCTAATCCCAGTTTCTGTAACGAAAAAAGgcggaaaaaaattatcacaaCAATTCCTGGCCTCACTACTTTAGAATGGTTCACCTCTGGCAAACACGTAATAGTTTTGAAATCGGAATCTGTGCAAATGCATTGATGATTCAAGCATGTGCTATTgacaatttcattcatttttacaaaaactttACAATCGCCATCATGGTGACACTCAGTGTCAATTACATTTTCGTGGACCGAACCTATAAGTTCAAAACGAACGTTATTTTGGATAAAATTTATcggaatttcatttctatGTGTACCTGAGACGAAAATTGAACAGTGAAGGGAAATGAGAACGAAGAGCACGAACTTTAGTGCAGTATTCACCGACATTTtctaatttgaatttctttttgaacTTTAGTCAGCCTCAATATATTTTCTATGATCCGTATGGCTCGCATACAGAACAGAACTGAAGTTGTTGTAACGTCAAACCATCAAAATGACTCCAACAAGGGATCATTCACAAAGTCCGCGTGTCCATGTGTTCTGCATTTTTTAGAGATCCTTTCCATTTGTGAGACTAGACCGACTAGACACTAGacaatctgttatcgacacgATGAAACGAAGTGATAGACTCAAAATATTGCGGTCttttgtaattaaatgaatgttaaatttacaaataataaCGCTGGTGTAACGCTTTACCGTCTGTGAAAGATTAAACAGTAGCGACACTAAAGTAAAGTAAAGCTACGCTTAAGTGACCTCTACTTTTTCGTAAAAGAAATTAAACCGAAAGTTCTTCCAAAGTCGATTGAAATCTCTTCTCGTTTACAAATAAAAGTGATGAATACGTAACAGATGAAAGCTGTGTGTTTCACTCcgccaaactactaaatatgggtatcgctgtaaagctgaggtcctccacattcataataagtaataatttaatcaagaaatgcattagtgaggtcacagctctcatcaaagttcaccgaggttgCATcgactttgagaaattttccggaagtcatattttcggccatttaacatcaaattttatgaaggtaatatttgccccaggagtactcGACATCAGCTTACGAACGAACCCATACATGCCAGTGTCCTCcccaccttacggaaatgaaatccggactacaaAACCCCAtctttcgacttttggccacttacaaccagccaggtttggaagatcaaaaatatctgagactgcgTATATAAAAAGGTCCCAGAATAAATAgtgccgatttcggtcagtcgaaattcaaaagaatccctcataaatattgatgaggttatgtctctatggatgaaatttgacagtaatttgataatttgtaTGACGATTGTCTTCCGAAAGAACAGAGTTGATCACGAAATTTTCTAGTGGCTCCTCCATCGACTTAGAAGTAACCTGTACGTTACTCAAAATTTAACATTGGaataggtttcttccgttcattccaaggccgttcaaaatgtcaatcgttaccacagagaagccaacacaacttgactttgaagttttaacaaacaaatttatttaagttgcggttatgttcgCTTCTATGGATGACAGTCGTTTTTACCGTATAATGGAAGAAACTtatacagtgtttaaggagagcgatttttgaccactttgtttaaactggtctcggggtcacacgtcaaaatgagagaaatcacatacaaatttaaactgggctcaactctcaatttcttttttcattgatgaatatttgacagctgaccccgagaccaattaaatttaactggttttcgctctccttaaacactgtataggtttgttccaaggtcatttcgaaatgtcaaatttcatccatagaaggcaacataacctcaactttcaggttgacgtaaattttaacgaaaaattcacaaagaaatttgttgatgtttaggttatgttcatctctgtggatgaaatcttCGACGTccgtgttgtcaaagttcgggtttacagttattcGGAACAAACCTTCGCACAtaccaattttgcttaacctgagacgaaaagctcaggggcgcaaattgcaagaaccgGACATCTGCACACAAACCAAAACAGGACTCCTTTTCACATTCACTAAATCGTTTCTTTGTTCCTTCGGAACGACaaacagagctatagctcttcccttgcccacacatcacgtaaagtgacaaaaaagaagaaagaaaagctgtttcgacctcgagaactaacGGCGGTCACTggtcagagtggactgaccatcttcagttgcttccgctagcctcttacacaagacagcagcaaaacgttccatgaacaagtgtaggatagtttgcattgagaaattgccatctgctgatggaaaatttggggAAATAGCGGAAAGCTGCTaagaaatcaccaaaaaaatgcagcaaagcaaacaaaagaactgagcCTGAgcttcaaaagtaaaaaataaaaaacaaaaataaaaattctcatgCGCCGTACTCACGTCACCAACCGTCTGATCGTCTGATCCGCTCATTTTCACCATTCATCCATCCAGCGAAAATTGCACAATCACCGGCAAAACAGCAACAACGACAACGAAACaacgaaatggaaaaacggaaaaacaatgCGAAAATCTCGCGAAAAACTTCGATTGAAGtcaatttgactgaaataatttgactgaaaatgtttcttagccTTCTGTGTAGCAACAATACTGAACAAAATCAGTAGAAGAAAATCTCGTAGTGAGTGAAGTATGGCCTCAAGCTACACTAATTGGCCCAAAATTCGGATGAAGAAACTCTATTTACAGAGAATGACTCGCCAGCACTCAATCTGTAAAGATCAACCAGTCGCCTTCAAAACACAAACGTTGAAACTCAATTTGCAGGGAATGACTCGCTATAGCACTCGATCTGCAAAGATCAACTTTAGTCGGCTTTACAATGGAAACATCAGAAAAGAGACTAAATCCAGTCTTTGAAGTCATAAACCGTAACTGAATCTACGAAATTACAATTGCGAGTGAAGTAACAGTATAAGCAAAACTATGATGACTGTTAAAGCGATCAACAGCGAGTGAAGCACAACAGCAAACGACAAAATCATTGGTCGAAAATAACTCTTGGTCGAAAATGACTCTTGCAAGAAGTGACTCACAAGCACTCGACTTGCAAAGACTGACCTCGATCCTCAACACAAAGAAACATTTCCGTTTTCCGTTTTCGCTTTCCACAATCTGCTTTCCTCCCTAACTCCAATCATTCGCTCTTGGTCCGTTTTTTGGCCCGACCCAAATCAAATTGCATCATCCAGGTCCGAGCAGAACGATTTTGTCCACATCGGGCTTGATGAGATTCTCGATTgaatcgttaaaattttcttaatctGTTCTTCCCGCACTTTCTTTTTCTGGGacctgtaaaatattttcgctgggttgttattttgacgtttgACATTTCGGCGTGCATCGACGCACAGTCCAAACATAATACGAagtctaatgtcaaaatgatttgttttgaTGTGCTTCAATAgtgaaaaaatcataaattcttTACAAAACACGGTCAAATAATAAGATTCCTTCAACAGTCGAGCTAAACTAACGGATCAG
Encoded here:
- the LOC119076216 gene encoding multiple epidermal growth factor-like domains protein 10; amino-acid sequence: MSVNTALKFVLFVLISLHCSIFVSGSVHENVIDTECHHDGDCKVFVKMNEIVNSTCLNHQCICTDSDFKTITCLPEKLGLANVIGGKCPCTAIQWSSCMNGFCMCKPGYIPSEDKRSCIPTNLPIGSRCENDVQCSKEIAFSTCANNTCTCQKKFIFHNGTCHSLIDMTKCTNETECPNTICVQQQCYCEPGYVAAFDETACLPIADHNGNCSESVQCQHELGLRAVCEQGKCVCDENWSTILINVANGTKKICEKRVAVGQECEYDTDCFQSHFNGTEQSMQCFLKECQCAPDYELDQDQRYCIKSKNTELQNTWFDSILSKVSSVFATSSGNRCTINYWMKVTMIIICFVMFL